The Epinephelus lanceolatus isolate andai-2023 chromosome 21, ASM4190304v1, whole genome shotgun sequence genome has a segment encoding these proteins:
- the slc35g1 gene encoding solute carrier family 35 member G1, which translates to MGDCNHCTPGRALSVEDGVTVVFHKVDSHSTNCNDDRDDDDDDNGDDERTTERIHLQSNCRVSWENDCDAAEGEAGGREDSPEGSEEKTLCPLVCCVRSGLASRDGSAREDSETPKKCSGLGLFYAFLSTVFFSTIALLVKTIQGIHAIEISAIRCFFQILFTMPLLIYHKTGFLGPRDKRVYLVLRGFIGSNAMILLFYAVQQMPLADATVIMFSNPVFTSILAWIFLKERCTIWDCVFTVFTITGVILIARPPFLFGEDRRGIEGNYTNHIKGTIAAFAGAIGAAFTFVVLRKMGKSVHYYLSVWYYAVIGFIECVITVSVLGEWKIPFCGRDRWLLMLIAVLGIAGQTFLTKALQIEKAGPVALMRTIDVVLAFIFQFIFLNRAPTWWSLGGALCVVVSTSGVALRKWYVNSHKS; encoded by the exons ATGGGCGACTGTAACCACTGCACACCCGGCCGGGCTTTGTCCGTAGAGGACGGCGTCACCGTCGTGTTCCACAAAGTTGACAGCCATAGCACGAACTGCAACGACGACcgcgacgacgacgacgacgacaaCGGCGATGATGAACGGACGACAGAGAGGATTCACTTGCAGAGTAACTGCCGTGTGTCGTGGGAAAACGACTGTGATGCCGCCGAGGGAGAAGCGGGAGGACGCGAGGATTCACCGGAAGGCAGCGAGGAGAAAACGCTCTGTCCGCTGGTGTGTTGCGTCAGAAGCGGGCTCGCATCCCGAGACGGAAGCGCACGTGAAG ATTCGGAGACACCAAAGAAATGTTCAGGTCTTGGTTTGTTTTATGCGTTCCTGTCCACAGTTTTCTTCTCCACCATTGCCCTCTTGGTGAAAACCATCCAGGGAATCCACGCCATAGAGATCAGCGCCATACGCTGCTTCTTCCAGATACTCTTTACTATGCCATTACTCATCTACCACAA GACAGGTTTCCTCGGTCCCAGAGATAAGCGTGTATATCTGGTGCTTCGGGGTTTCATTGGCTCCAATGCCATGATCCTGCTCTTCTATGCTGTTCAGCAGATGCCGCTAGCGGACGCCACGGTCATCATGTTCAG TAATCCAGTCTTTACCTCCATCCTGGCCTGGATCTTCCTCAAGGAGAGATGTACCATCTGGGACTGTGTCTTCACTGTTTTCACCATCACTGGAGTCATCCTCATCGCCCGACCGCCGTTCCTCTTTGGCGAGGACCGACGTGGCATCGAGGGCAACTACACTAACCACATCAAGGGGACTATCGCTGCCTTTGCAG GAGCCATTGGAGCTGCCTTCACATTTGTTGTCCTTCGCAAAATGGGGAAGAGTGTCCATTACTACCTCTCTGTCTGGTACTATGCTGTCATCGGGTTCATCGAGTGCGTCATCACTGTATCCGTCCTTGGGGAGTGGAAAATCCCATTCTGCGGCCGCGATCGCTGGCTGCTGATGCTGATTGCTGTCCTGGGTATCGCCGGCCAGACCTTCCTCACAAAGGCCCTGCAGATTGAGAAGGCTGGACCTGTGGCCCTGATGAGAACTATCGACGTGGTGCTGGCGTTCATCTTCCAATTTATTTTCCTCAACCGTGCACCGACCTGGTGGAGCCTCGGAGGGGCGCTGTGCGTAGTGGTGAGCACAAGTGGAGTAGCACTTCGAAAGTGGTACGTCAACTCTCACAAGAGCTGA